ATGAAGTGTGCCCGGACGATTCTGAAGGCGAGCCCGAGGCCGCATGGCAAAGACGCACTTAAGCGGCTGTTCGCGATCGAGTGCGTCGTGCTGGCTCCGGCGTACTACGCGCTGATGCTTATCCTGCTGCTAGGTGTCGCAGGGATGCAATCGGGACAGAACACGGTGATCACCGTCTGCGCTCTGATCTCAATCTACGCTCAATGGCCGTTAGTCCGCGCGGAACTCGGAGCCAATCGGATGGACACGTTTCTGACGGTCATGACCTGTTTCGGTCGCTGGTGGGGACAGGTAATCCTGATGATCCTGGTTTTCGGAACGCTTTTCATGTTGGCGAAGGGGATACCTGACGAGGTGCTTAGGGGTGCAACAACGTTACCTTCCGGAAGATAATCCATTTGGACTTCAAGCGGCGGGCGACATCGGGTGCAGTATGCGGGGATCTGAAGCTGGCGAACGTGGTGATGCGGCTTGCGCGAAAATGGGTAAACGTTTCGCAGCCCGCTACTGTGCGTCCTAGTCATCAGTCATGTGCTGCTGTACAAATGCAGGATCATACGAATGAACGATGTAGGTGAAGCTTAGGACTCACCCATGTCGACACCCTCCATGATCAGGGTTTTTGAGGGGAAGGTGGCAACGCTCTGGGTTCTCTCGCAATCGGAAGTCACGTTGCTCTCGATGGCGGGGATAAGCTTTATCCTTCACTCAAGTGGATGTTCATCGTATTTGGAGGCCGAAGCCCTCCTCGCACGAGGCCGAAATGAGTGAGTTTCTGCGAGTTGCCGAAGCCCTAATGCTGCACGAGCAGCGCCCGATGCGACCGAGGGAATTGGTCCAGCTCGGGTTGACGCGCAGGCTCTTTTCTGACCGTAGGGCGGGAAAGACGCCTTGGCAGACAATGAAGTCGAAGCTGTCGGTACACGTCCGGCGGAAGGGGAAGAACTCGACGTTTGTTAGGACCGGCCCCAACCAGTTTTTCTTGCGTCGGCTGGTGCCGGGCGATGTGTACGAGGCACCCCCTCAACAGAAGCCAGAGTCTACCGAGCAGGTACTGGTGTTCCCGAGCGCGCTATTGCGTACGCGCGATCGATTTCAAGGTATTAGTCGGAACTTTCACCGGCTCCAGGCCCGCATACTAAAACCGGACGTGTCATTCCACATCGACCGTCTCCGCGCCGAAAGCGATAATGATCACAAGCAGGTCCTGACTTACGTCATGATCACGCGGCGCGGGCGGGTTCTGGCCTTCAAACGCGGCAGCTATAATCGCGTCGAGGACTTCCTGCGTGGAGCCCACTGCATCGGGTTCGGTGGCCATGTTTCAAAGACTGACGTTGACCTTTTCAGCCTTTCTGACATGGGGGTCGTCCGAAGCGCGAGTCGAGAATTGTTCGAGGAACTCCGACTGCCGGCGAAGGACATCGAACGTCTGAAGGTCGGCAAGGGTCTAAAGCTGGTCGGCCTCCTAAATGACGACTCATCGCTGGTCGGTCAACGCCACCTCGCCTTTCTTTTCACGTACGAGGTGAGCAATGATCGCGCGTGGGCCAAACCTGAGCGTGGCGAGAAGTCGATCACGCAGCTCCGGTGGCTGAGTCCAAATTCCGGGACGGTGCCGATTTGGGACTTCGAGTATTGGTCACAGCTTTGTCTCCGCGAATACTTCCCTCAGATCGCTCACGCAGTTCCTCAGCACCGCATTGTTCGGCGTGTGCCCCTCCGCCCCCCGCATCTGCTCTGTGTCCTGGGTGAGGTTGGGAGCGGAAAATCTGAAGCCACCCGCTTGATCACACGCGAGTTTGACTACGAAGAAATTAACTCAGGAAGGATTGTCGCCGAAATCCTCGGCATCCCTCCAGTCGGAGAATACGGACGGGACAGGTTTCAACAAAAGGCAGGGGAATTCATAAAACGTGCCGATGGTCCACAGCGCCTCGCTGACGCGATTTGGACAAGAGTACAGAAGGTTTCATCGGGAAAAGTACTTATCGATGGAATACGCCAGCGCACGACTCTTAACTGCCTTCAACAATTGGCGGGAAACCTTCAAATAGGCGTGCTCTATGTCCACACCCTGCCCGATCTGGCGTACAAGTTCTACCGGGCACGCGAACAACCACGGCTTTCCATTTTCGAGTTCCTTGAACGTCGGAACGCAGAGGTCGAGCGGGACGTTGCAGGCATGATTTCAGTAGCCGACGCGGTGCTTTATAATTGGATCGGGCG
This genomic window from Tepidisphaeraceae bacterium contains:
- a CDS encoding HTH domain-containing protein, with amino-acid sequence MLHEQRPMRPRELVQLGLTRRLFSDRRAGKTPWQTMKSKLSVHVRRKGKNSTFVRTGPNQFFLRRLVPGDVYEAPPQQKPESTEQVLVFPSALLRTRDRFQGISRNFHRLQARILKPDVSFHIDRLRAESDNDHKQVLTYVMITRRGRVLAFKRGSYNRVEDFLRGAHCIGFGGHVSKTDVDLFSLSDMGVVRSASRELFEELRLPAKDIERLKVGKGLKLVGLLNDDSSLVGQRHLAFLFTYEVSNDRAWAKPERGEKSITQLRWLSPNSGTVPIWDFEYWSQLCLREYFPQIAHAVPQHRIVRRVPLRPPHLLCVLGEVGSGKSEATRLITREFDYEEINSGRIVAEILGIPPVGEYGRDRFQQKAGEFIKRADGPQRLADAIWTRVQKVSSGKVLIDGIRQRTTLNCLQQLAGNLQIGVLYVHTLPDLAYKFYRAREQPRLSIFEFLERRNAEVERDVAGMISVADAVLYNWIGRAEYQQAICDLMETVMKEQV